In Bacillus cytotoxicus NVH 391-98, the following are encoded in one genomic region:
- a CDS encoding multidrug effflux MFS transporter translates to MLQVNEMNHGVYKPVKTNRFWMIIVLGTLTAIGPLSIDMYLPSLPKLMGDLQTSASLAQLTLTACLLGLSVGQLFVGSISDIYGRRKPLIIALIIYVASSLLCAVAPSIWILVLLRFLQGASGSAGIVISRAMVRDMYTGPEMTKFFSLLMLVNGAAPILAPIIGGQLLQFTSWHGVFIVLGVISICMLISVIFVLRETLPLEERITGGVAGTLSVYGKLLKDRLFMGYAVSQGFVSAAMFAYISGSPFVLQNIYGASPQAFSLFFAINGIGIIIASQITGRLAGKVSEKALFVVGIGIAAVGGTSLLLTIVFGIGLIGVLCSLFLVVSSVGVVSTTGFSLAMRNQKQAAGTAAALLGLLQFISGALVAPLVGIGGSNTALPMGVVIALCEAGAVLYYLLMARPSERKLVLPEKQDIDA, encoded by the coding sequence ATCTTACAAGTGAATGAAATGAATCACGGTGTATATAAGCCTGTAAAAACAAACAGGTTTTGGATGATTATTGTTTTAGGGACACTCACAGCAATTGGCCCATTATCTATTGATATGTACTTGCCTTCATTGCCAAAATTAATGGGGGATTTGCAAACGAGTGCCTCCCTTGCTCAGCTTACACTAACAGCATGTTTACTCGGACTTTCAGTAGGACAATTATTTGTTGGTTCTATTAGTGATATTTATGGGCGGCGCAAACCTTTGATTATTGCCCTTATTATTTATGTAGCATCTTCTTTACTTTGTGCGGTTGCTCCATCTATTTGGATTCTAGTGCTATTACGGTTTCTGCAAGGAGCTTCAGGTTCAGCGGGTATTGTCATATCCCGTGCGATGGTACGTGATATGTATACAGGCCCTGAGATGACAAAGTTCTTTTCGTTACTTATGTTAGTAAACGGGGCAGCGCCTATTTTGGCGCCTATTATTGGTGGACAATTGTTGCAATTTACTTCATGGCACGGTGTATTTATTGTTCTTGGCGTAATCAGTATTTGTATGTTAATATCAGTTATTTTTGTACTGCGTGAAACATTGCCATTAGAAGAAAGGATAACAGGAGGCGTAGCAGGGACGCTGTCGGTCTATGGGAAGTTATTGAAAGACCGCTTATTTATGGGGTATGCCGTATCACAAGGGTTCGTTTCAGCGGCGATGTTTGCTTATATTTCTGGATCGCCGTTTGTATTACAAAATATATATGGGGCATCGCCACAAGCATTTAGCTTATTTTTTGCGATTAACGGAATCGGTATTATTATTGCCAGTCAAATTACGGGCCGCTTGGCAGGAAAGGTAAGTGAAAAAGCGTTGTTTGTAGTAGGTATTGGAATTGCGGCTGTTGGAGGTACTTCCTTACTACTTACGATTGTATTTGGAATTGGATTAATCGGTGTATTATGTTCTTTATTTCTTGTTGTATCGAGTGTTGGTGTTGTATCAACAACAGGTTTTTCACTTGCGATGAGAAATCAAAAACAAGCGGCTGGAACGGCTGCTGCATTACTTGGTCTGCTACAATTTATCTCCGGGGCACTTGTTGCACCTTTAGTAGGTATCGGGGGAAGTAATACAGCGCTTCCTATGGGTGTTGTTATTGCGTTATGTGAAGCAGGTGCCGTTTTATATTATTTACTCATGGCAAGGCCTAGTGAAAGAAAACTTGTATTGCCGGAAAAACAAGATATAGACGCATAA
- a CDS encoding ABC transporter permease, giving the protein MYVVKKLSVMVFTLWVIVTATFLIMHIIPGDPFSSDAKIFPEEVVQNMRAKYHLDEPLWNQYVAYLDGIIHFDFGESVQSTGQGVAEIITTGFGPSAVIGLQAFVISLLVGIAAGTFAALYHGKIIDYSVSLLAILGISIPSFILAPLFIQVFAIQLELLPVASWGTFAHTVLPSFALALGPIAVITRFVRSNMIEVLQSEYIKLARAKGIPLRTIIIRHALRNAIVPVLTFVGPLMAGLLTGTFVIEKIFSIPGLGKYFVDSIFNRDYPVIMGTTIFYSALLIICIFVTDIIHRMIDPRIRSIT; this is encoded by the coding sequence GTGTATGTTGTAAAGAAACTATCAGTTATGGTGTTTACACTATGGGTTATTGTTACAGCTACTTTTTTAATCATGCATATTATACCTGGTGATCCGTTTTCATCAGATGCAAAGATTTTTCCTGAGGAAGTTGTCCAAAATATGAGGGCTAAATATCATCTTGATGAACCTTTATGGAATCAATATGTAGCGTATTTGGATGGGATTATTCATTTTGACTTTGGAGAATCTGTTCAGTCAACGGGTCAAGGAGTGGCAGAAATCATAACAACTGGCTTTGGACCATCTGCTGTTATTGGATTACAAGCATTTGTTATTTCGTTGTTAGTTGGAATTGCAGCTGGAACGTTTGCGGCTTTATATCATGGGAAAATCATTGACTATAGTGTGAGTCTACTAGCGATTTTAGGGATCTCAATCCCAAGTTTCATCTTAGCACCGTTATTTATTCAGGTGTTTGCAATTCAACTTGAGCTGCTTCCGGTTGCCTCTTGGGGAACATTTGCTCATACTGTATTACCTTCCTTTGCGTTAGCGCTTGGGCCAATTGCTGTTATTACAAGATTTGTTCGTTCGAATATGATTGAAGTTTTACAAAGTGAGTATATTAAACTAGCACGTGCAAAAGGAATACCACTTCGAACAATTATTATAAGACATGCGCTTCGAAATGCGATTGTTCCGGTTCTTACTTTTGTCGGACCACTTATGGCTGGTTTGTTAACAGGAACCTTCGTGATTGAGAAAATATTTTCCATTCCAGGGTTAGGAAAATATTTTGTAGATAGTATTTTTAACCGAGATTATCCAGTTATCATGGGAACCACTATTTTCTATAGTGCACTGCTCATTATATGTATTTTCGTTACGGATATCATTCATCGCATGATTGATCCGCGCATTCGTTCTATTACGTGA
- a CDS encoding ABC transporter permease codes for MGAYEIDDQLLTAEDKKALTANKEQQMISRKKEVFQKLISNPIAIIGGVTLLLIVIFSLIGESLTPYSANEQIKEATNLQPSSEHWFGTDDLGRDIWARTWAGGKISLAVGLIAAALDIGLGVLIGGFSGYVRGRNRLGTLIDEWIVRGIEVMYGIPYLLIVILLLIVMKPGLFTIILSLALTGWIGMARLVRAQVLSLKQKEFVIAAERLGTSHMKIIYKHLIPNLTGIIIVNLSFTIPAAIFSESFLSFIGLGVQSPAASWGTMTNDALGTLLSGEWWQLFFPAIMIALIMFAFNAIGDGLQDAIDPKIVKQNRKGKKHGAALIFRKRNVSR; via the coding sequence ATGGGGGCTTACGAAATCGATGATCAGCTATTGACGGCTGAAGATAAGAAAGCATTAACTGCTAATAAAGAACAGCAAATGATTAGTCGGAAAAAGGAAGTATTTCAAAAACTCATATCAAACCCAATAGCAATTATAGGGGGAGTCACTTTACTTTTAATCGTTATTTTTTCTCTTATCGGAGAAAGTTTAACGCCATATAGTGCAAATGAGCAAATAAAAGAAGCAACAAACCTCCAACCAAGTAGTGAGCATTGGTTCGGTACAGATGATTTAGGAAGAGATATTTGGGCACGAACATGGGCTGGTGGAAAAATTTCATTAGCAGTCGGATTGATCGCAGCAGCTCTTGATATCGGATTAGGTGTACTGATTGGTGGCTTTAGTGGATATGTGAGAGGGCGTAATCGTCTCGGTACGTTAATTGATGAGTGGATTGTAAGAGGAATCGAAGTGATGTATGGTATACCATATTTATTAATTGTTATTTTACTATTAATTGTTATGAAGCCAGGACTGTTTACAATTATTCTTTCTCTTGCATTAACAGGTTGGATTGGAATGGCACGACTTGTACGAGCGCAAGTGCTTTCATTAAAACAAAAAGAATTTGTCATTGCCGCTGAGAGATTAGGAACATCTCATATGAAAATTATTTATAAACACCTAATTCCGAATTTAACAGGGATTATTATTGTGAATTTATCTTTTACGATTCCAGCTGCCATTTTCTCAGAATCATTTTTAAGTTTTATCGGATTGGGTGTACAATCGCCAGCAGCAAGTTGGGGAACGATGACAAACGATGCACTAGGAACATTGTTAAGTGGGGAATGGTGGCAGCTTTTTTTCCCAGCGATAATGATTGCATTAATTATGTTTGCTTTTAATGCGATTGGAGATGGTTTGCAGGATGCAATTGATCCAAAAATTGTGAAACAAAATCGAAAGGGGAAAAAACATGGGGCAGCTCTTATCTTTAGAAAACGTAACGTTAGCCGTTGA
- a CDS encoding ABC transporter ATP-binding protein: protein MGQLLSLENVTLAVEKEARKQPIVKHVSFSIHEGEIVALVGESGSGKSVTAQSIIGLNQESIRTEEGKISFQNSELTNLQEAEWNHIRGKDISFIFQDPLSSLNPTMKVGKQITEVILQHEKKSKKEAKAIAIQLLNDLGIHEAEQRFEQYPYQLSGGMRQRICLAIAFACHPKLVIADEPTTALDVTIQKQIMELLKERKEKQHTSILLITHDLALVREVADRVVVMYGGRVVEKGMIQEVIESPKHPYTKSLLQAIPNMDDSEKVLRAIDGTTPSLEILNSFGCPFVNRCPVAMKECIHRFPEKTVFSPEHSSFCWKHIIEQRKGKAKEKVSAS from the coding sequence ATGGGGCAGCTCTTATCTTTAGAAAACGTAACGTTAGCCGTTGAAAAAGAGGCTCGTAAACAACCGATTGTAAAACATGTTTCTTTTTCCATTCATGAAGGTGAAATAGTTGCACTTGTGGGAGAAAGTGGTTCGGGAAAAAGTGTAACAGCACAATCGATTATTGGCTTAAACCAAGAGTCAATTCGCACTGAGGAAGGAAAAATTTCTTTTCAAAATAGCGAATTAACAAACTTGCAAGAAGCTGAATGGAATCACATACGGGGAAAAGATATTTCTTTTATATTTCAGGACCCGCTTTCATCATTAAATCCAACAATGAAAGTAGGAAAACAGATTACAGAAGTAATCTTGCAGCATGAAAAGAAATCAAAGAAAGAAGCAAAAGCAATTGCGATTCAGTTATTAAATGATTTAGGCATACATGAAGCAGAACAGCGTTTCGAGCAATACCCCTATCAACTAAGTGGCGGTATGAGGCAGCGCATTTGTTTAGCAATTGCATTTGCTTGTCACCCAAAACTCGTCATTGCAGATGAGCCAACAACAGCGCTGGATGTAACAATTCAAAAACAAATTATGGAGTTATTAAAAGAGAGAAAAGAAAAACAACATACAAGTATTCTATTAATTACACATGACCTTGCGCTTGTACGTGAAGTAGCAGATCGAGTTGTTGTTATGTATGGCGGCCGTGTTGTAGAAAAAGGAATGATTCAAGAAGTTATTGAGTCACCGAAGCATCCGTATACAAAAAGTTTATTACAAGCTATTCCGAATATGGACGATTCAGAAAAGGTATTGCGGGCGATTGATGGAACAACACCATCGCTTGAAATATTAAATAGTTTTGGATGCCCGTTTGTGAACCGATGCCCAGTTGCGATGAAAGAATGTATTCATCGTTTCCCAGAGAAAACAGTATTTTCGCCGGAACATAGTTCATTCTGCTGGAAACATATTATTGAGCAGCGTAAAGGGAAAGCGAAAGAGAAGGTGAGTGCTTCATGA
- a CDS encoding ABC transporter ATP-binding protein — MTTEFITVKQVTKIYGSKEKGLAALKDISLSIPKGTTLGIIGESGSGKTTLGKLIAGIEKPSSGEIAYNGQIVHALNRKEKRDFLQKVQFIFQDSTAALNPRWKIRDSVAEGYISFGLGDKKEKDKVAGDALERVGLDRRYIERYPHEFSGGQRQRIAIARALICEPEVLILDEPISALDVSLQIQIVHFLQQIQREQGYTYLFIAHDLPMVHYLCEKVAVMYKGELVEFGDTDEVFRNPQHSYTKTLLESTPKISG; from the coding sequence ATGACGACAGAGTTCATTACAGTAAAACAGGTTACGAAAATATATGGGAGTAAGGAGAAGGGGCTTGCTGCGCTGAAAGATATATCACTATCCATTCCAAAGGGAACTACACTTGGCATTATTGGAGAAAGTGGTTCAGGAAAAACAACGCTTGGTAAGTTAATAGCTGGTATTGAAAAACCTTCATCAGGAGAGATTGCTTATAACGGTCAAATTGTCCATGCGCTTAATCGGAAAGAAAAGCGAGATTTTTTACAAAAAGTACAATTTATTTTTCAAGATTCCACCGCGGCTTTAAATCCGCGGTGGAAGATTCGAGATAGTGTTGCAGAAGGATATATCTCGTTTGGGTTAGGCGATAAGAAGGAGAAGGATAAAGTTGCTGGTGATGCGTTAGAACGCGTCGGATTAGATAGAAGGTATATCGAGCGCTATCCGCATGAATTTAGCGGTGGGCAACGTCAACGGATCGCTATTGCTAGGGCGCTTATATGTGAGCCTGAAGTACTAATACTAGATGAACCGATTTCAGCATTGGATGTTTCCTTGCAAATTCAAATTGTTCATTTCTTGCAGCAAATTCAAAGAGAACAAGGTTATACATATTTATTTATTGCTCACGATTTACCGATGGTTCATTATTTATGTGAAAAAGTAGCTGTTATGTACAAAGGAGAACTTGTTGAGTTTGGAGATACGGATGAAGTATTCCGTAATCCACAACATTCTTATACAAAAACATTGTTAGAATCGACACCAAAAATTTCAGGCTAA
- a CDS encoding peptide ABC transporter substrate-binding protein, whose amino-acid sequence MKKILLFAIMTVLAIASVGCGKKEASKASADKGDRLVTNISSDPYTLDSAIATDSTSGYVIEHLFSGLYTKDANGKYQNELAEKEEVNVDGTEYTIHLKKDMKWSDGSPITANDFEFAWKRILNPKTGSMNATEMYFIKGAEAYNTGKGEEGQVGIQAVDSQTLKVTLEHPVASIKQQLANSLFIPLSKKSIDDKNKLKTSPKELLTNGPFKLKEWKHNQAIILEKNKEFHDKKVTLKELEFRIIPDTNTAYQLYKSKELDLLSGLPQEMVEKEKRNKEYKRMAGFSSYIYSFNVEKEPFTNAKIRKAFALALDRKFIVEKLYKGNAQEAYAFVPEGAKTQSGRDFRKEKGDYLKFDPVEAKKLLEEGMKEQGWTELPQVTLKYTTDTQHKKVAEAMQEMFKKNLGVDVKLENKEWKSYIDTYKQSDFQLAYMGWGGAVDPIKKLELYAGDGPNNYAKWHNKEFDTLIKEAEVERDEEKRFDLLHKAEDIMFAETPLIPILFPSSSYLQKESVSGVQYDVEGKPDLRYVKIKK is encoded by the coding sequence ATGAAGAAGATTTTACTTTTTGCCATTATGACAGTTTTAGCGATTGCTTCTGTCGGCTGCGGTAAGAAAGAAGCGTCAAAGGCAAGTGCAGATAAGGGGGATCGCTTAGTCACAAATATTAGTAGTGACCCATATACACTTGATTCAGCAATTGCGACAGATAGTACGTCAGGTTATGTAATTGAACATTTATTTAGTGGTCTATATACAAAGGATGCGAATGGAAAATATCAAAATGAGTTGGCAGAGAAAGAAGAAGTAAATGTAGATGGAACAGAATATACAATTCATTTAAAGAAAGATATGAAATGGTCAGATGGTTCACCTATTACGGCTAATGATTTTGAATTTGCATGGAAGCGTATATTAAATCCTAAAACAGGCTCTATGAATGCAACAGAAATGTATTTTATTAAGGGTGCAGAAGCGTATAATACTGGAAAAGGTGAAGAAGGACAAGTAGGTATTCAAGCGGTAGATTCGCAAACTTTAAAAGTAACGCTTGAACATCCAGTTGCATCTATCAAACAACAATTAGCGAATTCTTTATTTATTCCACTTTCAAAAAAATCTATCGATGATAAAAATAAGTTAAAAACAAGTCCAAAAGAATTACTTACAAACGGACCGTTCAAATTAAAAGAGTGGAAGCATAACCAAGCAATTATTTTAGAGAAGAACAAAGAGTTTCATGATAAAAAAGTAACATTAAAAGAATTGGAGTTTCGTATTATTCCAGATACTAATACGGCATATCAATTGTATAAATCGAAAGAACTAGACTTATTAAGCGGCTTGCCACAAGAGATGGTTGAAAAAGAAAAAAGAAATAAAGAATATAAACGTATGGCAGGATTTTCATCTTATATTTATTCATTTAATGTTGAAAAAGAACCGTTTACCAATGCGAAAATACGAAAAGCATTTGCGTTAGCACTTGATCGTAAATTTATTGTTGAAAAATTGTATAAAGGGAATGCACAAGAAGCATATGCTTTTGTTCCAGAAGGAGCGAAAACACAGAGTGGCCGTGATTTCCGTAAAGAAAAAGGGGATTATTTAAAATTTGACCCAGTAGAAGCGAAAAAATTATTAGAAGAAGGCATGAAAGAACAAGGATGGACAGAGCTTCCTCAAGTAACATTGAAGTATACAACAGATACACAACATAAAAAAGTAGCAGAAGCAATGCAAGAAATGTTCAAGAAAAATCTTGGTGTGGATGTAAAACTAGAAAATAAAGAGTGGAAAAGTTACATTGATACGTATAAACAAAGTGACTTTCAATTAGCTTATATGGGATGGGGCGGAGCTGTAGATCCAATTAAAAAACTTGAATTATATGCAGGTGATGGACCGAATAACTATGCAAAATGGCATAATAAAGAATTTGATACTTTAATAAAAGAAGCGGAAGTTGAAAGAGATGAAGAAAAGCGCTTTGATTTGTTGCATAAAGCAGAAGATATTATGTTTGCTGAAACGCCATTAATCCCAATCTTATTCCCATCATCATCCTATTTACAAAAAGAATCAGTGTCTGGGGTTCAGTATGATGTTGAAGGTAAACCAGATTTACGTTATGTAAAAATCAAGAAATAA
- a CDS encoding YusW family protein: MRILLSALLALMLIPALTGCNAPAKEGTTSNKKTTEEAKNETSADLKLNFNEFDLDVDYQDTNKDYEADYKHKSADQKMEAKIEDHKANVNLTSDEAIAKLSPLLKKLTFDKNTPDQEVIDQVVDVFQLDKDYQKFELEVVFSDGTKKEYKKEAK; this comes from the coding sequence ATGAGAATTTTACTTTCAGCTTTATTAGCTCTTATGTTAATACCTGCATTAACAGGGTGTAACGCACCAGCAAAGGAAGGTACAACTTCTAACAAGAAAACAACGGAAGAAGCAAAGAATGAAACATCTGCTGATTTAAAGCTTAACTTTAACGAATTCGATCTAGATGTTGACTACCAAGATACAAACAAAGATTATGAAGCTGACTATAAACATAAATCTGCTGATCAAAAAATGGAAGCAAAAATTGAAGACCATAAAGCTAATGTAAACTTAACTAGCGATGAAGCAATTGCAAAGTTAAGCCCACTTCTTAAAAAGCTAACATTTGATAAAAACACACCAGATCAAGAAGTGATTGATCAAGTAGTCGACGTCTTCCAACTCGATAAAGATTATCAAAAATTCGAATTAGAAGTTGTCTTCTCTGATGGAACGAAGAAAGAATATAAGAAGGAAGCAAAATAA
- a CDS encoding TetR/AcrR family transcriptional regulator has protein sequence MARSKTAEKIIQAAIELVKERGYKAATTREIAMRAGVNEVTIFRNFKNKKGVIEAAVAEFSYVPHLKHFLQTRIVWELETDLKNLARHYHQFLNEVKDIIAIGIRETGAFPELDDEIAKIPKGLKEELMIYFTEMQKKGKIIDTNIEAQVMNFIWINFGYFLSKMRFENRLMEMNDEDFIENNITLYARALRP, from the coding sequence ATGGCGCGCTCAAAGACAGCAGAAAAAATTATTCAAGCAGCAATTGAATTAGTGAAAGAAAGAGGATATAAAGCAGCGACAACGAGAGAAATTGCGATGCGTGCTGGTGTCAATGAAGTGACAATCTTTCGTAATTTTAAAAATAAGAAAGGGGTCATTGAAGCAGCCGTTGCTGAATTTTCATATGTGCCGCATTTAAAACATTTTTTACAAACAAGAATTGTATGGGAGTTAGAGACAGACTTAAAGAATTTAGCAAGGCATTATCATCAATTTTTGAATGAAGTGAAAGATATCATCGCGATCGGTATTCGTGAAACAGGTGCGTTTCCGGAGTTAGATGATGAAATCGCCAAAATACCAAAGGGTTTAAAGGAAGAATTAATGATTTATTTTACAGAAATGCAGAAAAAGGGAAAAATCATTGATACGAATATTGAAGCACAAGTCATGAATTTTATATGGATTAACTTTGGATATTTTCTCTCTAAAATGCGTTTTGAAAATCGATTGATGGAGATGAATGATGAAGATTTTATTGAAAATAATATAACTTTATATGCTAGGGCATTAAGACCCTAG
- a CDS encoding YhgE/Pip domain-containing protein, which produces MNTLKQFLRVPGTYIGIGVALAFQLIFFCVWLTAYDGVNERADKLQIAIVNQDTSMGSKIGDGLQKSLPFQVTKEKSMEKAKEEMDQYAYNMIIEIPASFSKDISEKGKTDLNVHINQASSMMAKQMMESIAKQVHSNVNKEITNNKQQAIAGKLQAVGPESIEMLKGLTKESVGLKVHKVNDAKGFSVNMVPLMIVLASFVGAMIMSMELSKVAKQVGRDWRNFLSSQVINGVVSILLACMTIGLMKTFHIGIQETIGNVWIFQTIVFFAFLSLTQMFLTLFGNAGMIFNIISLSLQLVSSGVMVPQAMLSKTYQIIGELFPATYAVKGYFAIIFGGGNLSVNIISLLFIILITQIVALSVVGISFIVKRERAVGKDM; this is translated from the coding sequence ATGAATACGTTGAAACAATTTTTAAGAGTACCAGGTACGTATATAGGGATTGGAGTAGCTTTAGCATTCCAGCTCATTTTCTTTTGTGTTTGGCTAACAGCTTATGATGGAGTCAATGAAAGAGCAGATAAACTGCAAATTGCGATTGTAAACCAAGATACGAGTATGGGAAGTAAAATAGGAGACGGTTTACAGAAAAGTTTACCTTTTCAAGTGACAAAAGAGAAGTCTATGGAAAAGGCAAAAGAAGAAATGGATCAGTATGCATACAATATGATTATTGAAATTCCAGCCTCTTTTTCAAAGGATATAAGCGAAAAAGGTAAGACAGATTTAAACGTTCATATTAACCAAGCCAGCTCGATGATGGCAAAGCAGATGATGGAAAGCATAGCAAAACAAGTTCATAGCAATGTAAATAAAGAAATTACAAACAATAAACAACAAGCTATTGCAGGAAAGTTACAAGCTGTGGGGCCAGAGAGCATTGAAATGTTAAAGGGGCTAACAAAAGAATCAGTTGGACTTAAAGTGCACAAAGTAAATGATGCAAAAGGGTTTTCCGTAAACATGGTGCCGCTTATGATTGTGTTAGCTTCATTCGTTGGAGCGATGATTATGAGTATGGAATTATCGAAAGTGGCAAAACAAGTAGGAAGAGATTGGAGAAATTTTCTTTCAAGCCAAGTGATTAACGGTGTAGTATCTATTCTACTTGCATGTATGACCATTGGCTTAATGAAAACTTTTCACATCGGAATCCAAGAAACGATTGGGAATGTATGGATATTTCAAACCATTGTCTTTTTTGCTTTTCTATCATTAACGCAAATGTTTCTTACTCTATTCGGAAATGCAGGTATGATTTTTAATATTATATCACTCTCGTTGCAACTTGTAAGTTCTGGTGTAATGGTCCCGCAGGCTATGTTATCCAAAACATATCAAATAATCGGAGAATTATTTCCCGCAACTTATGCTGTGAAGGGTTATTTTGCAATAATATTTGGTGGTGGGAATTTAAGTGTAAATATTATTTCTCTATTATTTATAATTTTGATTACACAAATTGTAGCACTAAGTGTAGTAGGGATATCATTTATAGTAAAGAGAGAAAGGGCTGTAGGAAAAGACATGTAA
- a CDS encoding aldo/keto reductase: MKITSLQDYTTLHNGVKMPWFGLGVFKVEEGTEVIDSVKAAIKNGYRSIDTAAIYKNEEGVGQAIRESGVPREELFITSKVWNNDQGYESTLQAFETSLQKLGLEYLDLYLVHWPVQGKYTETWKALEKLYKDGRVRAIGVSNFHIHHLQDIFEVAEIKPMVNQVEYHPRLTQEELHTFCKENHIQLEAWSPLMQGQLLDHPTLQGIAKKYNKSTAQIILRWDLQNEVVTIPKSIKEHRIIENANIFDFELSHEDMKTIQSLNENHRVGPDPDHFDF, from the coding sequence ATGAAAATTACCAGTTTACAAGATTACACTACATTACATAACGGGGTAAAAATGCCTTGGTTTGGTTTAGGGGTATTTAAAGTGGAAGAGGGCACAGAAGTAATTGATTCTGTGAAAGCTGCTATCAAAAACGGGTACCGTAGCATTGATACAGCTGCTATCTATAAGAACGAAGAAGGTGTGGGACAAGCAATTCGTGAGTCCGGCGTTCCGCGTGAAGAGCTATTTATTACATCAAAAGTATGGAATAATGATCAAGGATATGAATCGACATTACAGGCATTCGAAACTTCCTTACAAAAATTAGGTTTAGAGTATTTAGACTTATATTTAGTTCACTGGCCTGTACAAGGAAAATATACCGAAACGTGGAAAGCATTAGAAAAACTTTATAAAGATGGCCGCGTTCGTGCAATTGGGGTAAGTAATTTCCACATCCATCACTTACAAGATATATTCGAAGTTGCAGAAATTAAACCGATGGTGAACCAAGTTGAATATCACCCTCGCTTAACACAAGAAGAATTACATACTTTTTGTAAAGAAAACCATATCCAACTAGAAGCATGGTCACCGTTAATGCAAGGACAACTTCTTGATCATCCAACATTGCAAGGGATTGCAAAAAAATACAATAAATCAACAGCACAAATTATTTTGCGTTGGGATCTTCAAAATGAAGTGGTAACTATCCCAAAATCAATTAAAGAACACCGCATCATCGAAAACGCAAATATTTTTGATTTCGAATTAAGCCATGAAGATATGAAAACAATCCAGTCTTTAAATGAAAATCATCGCGTTGGTCCGGATCCTGATCATTTTGATTTTTAA
- the proC gene encoding pyrroline-5-carboxylate reductase — translation MPKKQRILFIGAGRMAEAIFSGLLKTSKPYIEEIIVSNRHNTKKLQQLQEQYPISTTTDWKECVKFVDTIILAMPPAAHEQLLTELAPLLTHQLVVTIAAGIGPSYLEKRLPHGTPVAWIMPNTAASIGQSISLYTTGHFVNENHKETLQLLLKGIGTSQLCTEEEIHQLTAITGSAPAFLYHFAESLIEATKNYGIDETTAHHLVIQMIAGAATMLGQVQNPALLREQVTTPGGSTAEGLKVLYEHHFSKIIQQAIEATNKKVRGK, via the coding sequence ATGCCAAAGAAACAGCGAATTTTATTTATTGGTGCTGGACGTATGGCCGAAGCAATCTTTTCTGGTTTGCTTAAAACAAGCAAACCATACATCGAAGAAATTATTGTATCGAATCGACACAATACAAAAAAACTCCAGCAATTACAAGAACAATATCCTATTTCAACAACAACTGATTGGAAAGAATGCGTCAAGTTTGTAGACACGATCATTCTGGCAATGCCACCAGCTGCACATGAACAACTATTGACAGAACTAGCACCTCTTCTTACGCATCAACTTGTCGTGACGATTGCTGCTGGAATTGGCCCATCTTACTTAGAGAAAAGATTACCTCACGGCACACCAGTTGCTTGGATTATGCCAAATACGGCTGCTAGCATTGGACAGTCTATCAGCTTGTATACGACGGGACACTTCGTAAATGAAAATCATAAAGAGACATTACAACTTCTTTTAAAAGGAATTGGTACATCACAGCTTTGCACAGAAGAAGAAATTCATCAGCTAACCGCTATTACTGGTAGCGCACCAGCATTTCTTTACCACTTTGCAGAAAGCCTAATTGAAGCTACCAAAAATTATGGTATTGATGAAACAACAGCACATCACCTTGTTATTCAAATGATTGCTGGCGCAGCCACAATGCTTGGGCAAGTACAAAATCCAGCACTTCTTCGGGAACAAGTGACTACACCTGGCGGTTCAACTGCGGAAGGCTTAAAAGTGCTCTATGAACATCATTTTTCCAAAATTATTCAGCAAGCAATTGAAGCTACAAATAAAAAGGTAAGGGGGAAATAA